In a single window of the Thunnus maccoyii chromosome 7, fThuMac1.1, whole genome shotgun sequence genome:
- the LOC121900736 gene encoding transmembrane protein 125 has translation MPELDNFPPLRGHRGPELGLNGPADPVQIQHSILEEQVELWWFRDPGKSLLCYCVAVFLILGCGLGGVGLLSTTTSVSSEWRLGAGTALCLLALGVLLKQLLSSAVQDMNCVRSRQRIDMLKSGGLSDLLVVLITGLSLLICGGVLLHLALANHMPKPGQALNDMYISGVVLLAGGGAAVLGVGIYSVVVVLLERTRHGRRFVDQVLNIFTVSGHMDRHARRETTSSLANLI, from the coding sequence ATGCCTGAACTGGACAACTTTCCCCCCCTGAGGGGACACAGAGGCCCTGAACTGGGCCTCAATGGTCCTGCCGACCCAGTTCAGATTCAGCACAGCATACTGGAGGAACAGGTGGAGCTGTGGTGGTTCAGAGATCCAGGGAAGTCTCTGCTCTGCTACTGCGTCGCTGTATTTCTAATTCTGGGCTGCGGGCTCGGAGGCGTTGGGCttctctccaccaccaccagcgtCTCAAGTGAATGGCGGCTTGGTGCAGGCACAGCCCTCTGCCTGCTAGCCCTGGGGGTCCTGCTCAAACAACTGCTCAGCTCGGCTGTGCAGGACATGAATTGCGTTCGAAGCCGGCAACGGATTGACATGCTAAAAAGTGGCGGTTTATCAGACCTCCTTGTGGTTTTGATTACTGGGCTGTCACTGTTGATTTGTGGAGGGGTTCTACTACATCTGGCCCTGGCTAACCACATGCCGAAGCCTGGCCAAGCCCTTAATGACATGTACATCTCTGGAGTGGTTTTGCTGGCTGGAGGGGGGGCTGCAGTTTTGGGTGTTGGGATATACTCAGTCGTGGTGGTCCTCCTTGAGAGGACAAGGCACGGACGACGGTTTGTGGACCAGGTTTTGAATATCTTCACTGTGTCTGGACACATGGACCGCCATGCTCGCAGAGAGACTACCTCCAGTCTGGCTAACCTCATATGA
- the ap1m3 gene encoding adaptor related protein complex 1 subunit mu 3 codes for MSASAIFILDLKGKVLICRNYMGNMDMNEIDHFMPILMKTEEEAEMTPLVTHGSSHFLWIKHSNLYLVAMTKKNANAALVYSFLYKIVQVFKEYFKELEEESIRDNFVTVYELMDEVMDFGFPQTTDSKILQEYITQQGHKLEVGAIRPPATVTNAVSWRSEGIKYRKNEVFMDVIESVNLLVSANGSVLRSEIVGSIKLKVVLSGMPELRLGLNDKVLFEITGREKSKTVELEDVKFHQCVRLSRFENDRTISFIPPDGESELMSYRLNTTVKPLIWIESVIEKFSHSRVEIKVKARSQFKSRSTANNVSILVPVPSDADSPKFKTSTGSAKWVPEKSVVQWNIKSFPGGKEYMMRAHFGLPSVESDELEGKRPITVNFEIPYFTVSGIQVRYLKIIEKSGYQALPWVRYITQSGDYQLRTN; via the exons ATGTCTGCGTCGGCGATATTTATCCTCGACCTGAAGGGAAAG GTCCTGATCTGCCGTAACTACATGGGGAACATGGACATGAATGAGATTGACCACTTCATGCCCATCCTGAtgaagacagaggaagaggctGAGATGACACCACTGGTCACCCATGGCTCCTCACACTTCCTGTGGATCAAACACAGCAACCTTTACT TGGTGGCCATGACTAAGAAGAACGCCAACGCTGCACTGGTGTACTCATTCCTTTATAAAATTGTCCAG gtattTAAGGAGTACTTTAAGGAGCTTGAGGAGGAGAGTATTCGTGACAACTTTGTGACAGTGTACGAGCTGATGGATGAAGTGATGGACTTTGGTTTCCCTCAGACAACGGACAGCAAGATCCTACAAGA GTACATCACCCAACAGGGTCATAAATTAGAGGTCGGGGCTATTCGACCTCCTGCCACTGTCACCAACGCTGTGTCATGGCGGTCAGAGGGCATCAAGTACAGGAAGAATGAGGTTTTCATGGATGTCATCGAGTCAGTAAATCTACTG GTGAGTGCCAATGGCAGTGTCCTGCGCAGTGAAATCGTGGGTAGCATTAAGCTCAAAGTGGTCCTGTCAGGGATGCCTGAACTCAGACTGGGCCTCAACGACAAAGTGCTGTTTGAAATCACAGGCA gagAGAAGAGTAAGACAGTGGAGCTGGAGGATGTGAAGTTTCATCAGTGTGTCCGTCTGTCACGCTTCGAGAACGACCGCACCATCTCTTTCATCCCCCCCGACGGCGAGAGCGAGCTCATGTCCTACCGCCTCAACACTACA GTGAAGCCTCTCATATGGATCGAGAGCGTGATTGAGAAGTTCTCTCACAGTCGTGTGGAGATCAAGGTGAAG GCTCGGAGTCAGTTTAAGAGCCGGTCCACTGCCAACAATGTGTCCATTCTAGTGCCAGTGCCCAGTGATGCTGACTCACCCAAGTTCAAGACCAGCACGGGCAGCGCCAAGTGGGTGCCCGAGAAGAGCGTGGTGCAGTGGAACATCAAGTCTTTCCCT ggtggtAAGGAGTACATGATGCGGGCACACTTTGGGCTACCCAGTGTGGAGAGTGATGAGCTCGAGGGAAAGAGACCAATCACAGTTAACTTTGAGATACCATATTTCACTGTGTCTGGGATTCAG GTACGCTACCTGAAAATCATAGAGAAGAGTGGTTACCAGGCATTGCCGTGGGTGCGCTACATCACACAAAGTGGAG ATTACCAGCTCCGGACAAACTAA